The proteins below come from a single Bacillus horti genomic window:
- a CDS encoding polysaccharide deacetylase family protein, translating to MAAEKEKRQDRIHPLKWALMVSLIVFILSSSYFLYYELEQERARAQGITTEEQLLASAQTIDENTLDQELEQGAEESNSEALLTDGAESTDAVEGIVNTDHHPEQQQEVLVVQHEEYIEDTNVQEPSGTVERPNDSRRNQNGGQNLDQNSNQNREQNGYGGNQSPANQSGEQHSNEDQNLNGEQQGSSESSNLKESFQGYVPILMYHSFKPGGSTSVEVDPEDFREQLTYLKNQGYETITEYDLVEAIHGTKELPAKPLLITIDDGYLNNYTYAYPILRELGMKASIYVVTKHRGEQPGRYEHFTWEQAKEMVDSGVITIQSHTHNLHSKKAGQNGLEKALVQRMLLENGSLESEGEHRQRIKEDFQQSKQLIEQHVGKQAVALAFPFGTSNAEAVAVARELGYLLLFSIDRGVFYLDGSTHRIPRFNVPGGTTGQEIEAMLLQYADR from the coding sequence ATGGCTGCAGAAAAAGAAAAACGACAAGATCGCATTCATCCTTTAAAATGGGCGTTAATGGTTTCATTAATCGTATTCATTTTGTCTTCCTCCTATTTTCTTTATTATGAGCTGGAACAGGAAAGAGCGCGAGCGCAGGGCATAACGACGGAAGAGCAGCTTCTTGCGTCTGCTCAAACCATAGATGAGAACACTTTAGATCAGGAGCTAGAGCAAGGTGCGGAGGAGAGCAATTCAGAGGCTTTGCTTACTGATGGAGCAGAGTCAACTGATGCTGTAGAAGGAATAGTTAATACAGATCATCATCCAGAACAGCAGCAGGAAGTGCTTGTTGTTCAGCATGAGGAATACATAGAAGATACAAACGTGCAGGAACCTAGTGGAACAGTAGAGCGTCCAAATGATTCTCGAAGAAACCAAAATGGTGGACAAAATCTAGATCAAAATAGTAATCAAAATCGTGAACAAAATGGATATGGGGGCAACCAATCTCCTGCTAATCAATCTGGAGAGCAGCACTCAAATGAGGATCAGAATCTGAATGGAGAGCAACAAGGGAGTTCGGAGAGTTCGAATCTAAAGGAGTCCTTTCAGGGATATGTTCCTATCCTGATGTACCATTCTTTTAAACCAGGTGGATCTACTAGTGTAGAGGTTGATCCTGAGGATTTTCGCGAACAGCTTACCTATTTAAAAAATCAAGGCTATGAAACGATTACAGAATATGATCTTGTGGAAGCGATTCATGGAACAAAGGAGCTTCCCGCCAAACCTCTTCTAATAACCATTGATGACGGGTATTTAAATAACTATACGTATGCGTACCCTATCCTTAGGGAGTTAGGGATGAAAGCTAGCATTTACGTTGTCACCAAACACAGGGGAGAACAGCCAGGGCGTTACGAGCATTTCACTTGGGAGCAGGCCAAGGAAATGGTAGATTCGGGTGTGATCACGATTCAGAGCCATACACATAACCTGCACAGCAAAAAAGCTGGCCAAAATGGGCTGGAAAAAGCATTGGTTCAGCGAATGCTGTTAGAGAATGGTTCGCTTGAATCAGAGGGAGAGCATCGCCAGCGAATAAAAGAGGACTTTCAGCAGTCTAAGCAGCTTATTGAGCAGCATGTTGGAAAGCAAGCTGTGGCTTTAGCGTTCCCGTTTGGTACATCAAATGCAGAGGCTGTTGCTGTGGCAAGAGAGCTAGGCTATTTGCTTCTTTTTAGCATTGATCGTGGTGTGTTCTATTTAGATGGATCGACACATCGTATTCCTCGATTTAACGTTCCTGGGGGGACAACGGGCCAAGAAATTGAGGCTATGCTGCTACAATATGCTGATCGCTAA
- a CDS encoding PAS domain-containing sensor histidine kinase, producing MGNSFRSRRILSLKIIFWYIVIGFIWLIATDSMISSLPLKDYVRNLIELFFNFLFVLATALLFLYFLNRYLHNLYLSQRALRKSEKRLRILINTIPDFVILKETGGGVLEANQAAHDFFEMNGRNMIGKDVAELEEMSELHNRQYWSFLKNSDQETLHSKSIHRLEEVITRGAEAKTIEITKVPIYHAPDQHENILVIGKDITERKRVEDELRMIKDQLENFISTSADAILFYDIDGTIRRVNNAFEQMYGWTADEIVGMRTRVTVPLECRKESRDLYFKLKNGEQIIGHETVRQRKDGTRFHVSVTFSPIKNRKGEVVSVSGIIRDITERKKSEELLRKSDMLSVIGQMAAGVAHEIRNPLTSLKGFVQLIQLEQSYNPKYINIILSELDRINTIVNEFMVLAKPQVVSFEQRNLNKLVLDVVTILETQAILHNCEIITKFSKQDALLMCEENQLKQVFINVIKNSIEAMPKGGKITITIDQPDEQNISVEVTDEGNGIPAERIKRLGEPFYTTKEKGTGLGLMVSYKIIRAHQGHMDIKSVISRGTTVLITLPINHSE from the coding sequence ATGGGAAATTCGTTCCGAAGTCGGCGGATCTTATCCTTAAAAATTATTTTTTGGTATATTGTGATTGGCTTCATCTGGTTAATTGCAACGGACAGTATGATTTCCAGTCTTCCACTGAAGGATTATGTCCGCAATCTTATCGAATTATTCTTTAATTTCCTTTTTGTGCTGGCAACGGCTCTTCTTTTTTTATACTTTTTAAATCGATATTTACATAATCTATACTTATCTCAAAGGGCTTTACGCAAAAGTGAAAAAAGACTCCGCATCCTCATCAATACGATTCCTGACTTTGTTATTCTTAAGGAGACAGGGGGAGGAGTGCTAGAGGCGAATCAGGCCGCCCATGATTTTTTTGAAATGAATGGTAGGAATATGATTGGCAAGGATGTCGCTGAGCTAGAGGAAATGAGTGAGCTACATAATCGGCAATACTGGAGTTTTTTAAAAAACTCTGATCAAGAGACCCTACATTCTAAGAGCATCCATCGTTTAGAAGAGGTTATTACTAGAGGGGCAGAAGCCAAAACGATCGAAATTACCAAGGTTCCTATCTACCACGCCCCGGATCAGCATGAGAATATTCTGGTGATCGGTAAGGATATTACGGAGAGGAAACGAGTAGAGGATGAGCTCAGGATGATTAAGGATCAGCTTGAAAATTTCATCAGTACCAGCGCCGATGCGATCCTTTTCTATGATATTGATGGAACGATTAGACGGGTTAATAACGCCTTTGAGCAAATGTATGGCTGGACGGCGGACGAGATTGTAGGCATGCGCACGAGGGTTACCGTTCCCTTAGAATGTCGCAAAGAATCCAGAGATCTCTATTTTAAGCTGAAAAATGGGGAGCAGATCATCGGTCATGAGACGGTACGCCAGAGGAAGGATGGTACTAGGTTTCATGTCAGTGTGACTTTTTCACCCATTAAGAATCGTAAGGGAGAGGTTGTTTCTGTATCTGGGATTATCCGGGACATTACCGAAAGGAAAAAGTCAGAGGAGCTTCTGCGTAAGTCGGACATGCTCTCAGTGATTGGACAAATGGCTGCGGGTGTAGCTCATGAGATACGTAACCCGCTAACGTCCCTAAAAGGCTTTGTGCAGCTGATTCAGCTAGAGCAGAGCTATAATCCTAAATATATCAATATTATTTTATCTGAGCTTGATCGGATTAATACAATTGTGAATGAGTTTATGGTGCTTGCTAAGCCTCAGGTCGTTAGCTTTGAACAGCGTAACTTAAATAAGCTTGTCCTTGATGTTGTGACTATATTAGAAACACAAGCGATTTTACATAACTGTGAGATTATTACGAAGTTTTCTAAGCAGGACGCTCTCCTGATGTGTGAAGAGAATCAGCTGAAGCAGGTTTTTATCAATGTGATTAAAAACTCAATCGAAGCGATGCCCAAAGGTGGAAAGATTACCATTACGATTGATCAGCCCGATGAGCAGAATATCTCTGTCGAGGTAACGGATGAAGGAAACGGGATTCCGGCTGAACGGATTAAGCGGTTAGGCGAGCCTTTTTATACCACAAAGGAAAAGGGAACGGGCTTAGGCTTGATGGTCAGCTACAAGATCATTCGTGCTCACCAGGGGCATATGGATATTAAGAGTGTAATAAGTAGGGGGACGACCGTTTTGATTACTCTACCAATTAATCATAGTGAATAA